A genomic stretch from Candidatus Flexicrinis proximus includes:
- a CDS encoding FAD-dependent oxidoreductase has product MALISLGSADSLLSDGQMRRFDIEGKAILLSRVGGSYHAVRATCSHYGGNLADGVLAGTTVICPLHHACFDVRSGARSEPPALNDIPRFAVSIANGEVMVETEPIAPAAIPGASAGDSRTFVIIGGGAAGSAAAEELRRQKFGGNIVMLSASAQLPIDRPNVSKDYLDGHAKAEWMPLRGAGWYTDRGIELRLNSTAASVDVAGKVVVLADGSRVSYDKLLLATGGTPRTLRVPGATLKNIFTLREQADADAIITTKHEGARAVVVGASFIGLEAANALASTGVKVIVVGLEAVPLERVLGPRVGALFQKLHEQNGVEFRLNSGVEKYIGPDDGAVTGVQIRGGEVLHCDFVLLGVGVAPTTGFLNESAVKLHERDRAVLVDTKMEAAPDVYAAGDIARYPISGGTERIEHWRVAQQHGILAARAMNGMPEPVSSRVPFFWTKQWGTSLRYVGHAESWDEVVLHGTPTPGEAFIAVYIGDGKVKAAAGVGRDREMAALNLCFAQGRPPTPEQARDPGFDIVGFARA; this is encoded by the coding sequence ATGGCGCTTATTTCGCTGGGTTCCGCAGATTCTTTACTTTCCGACGGTCAGATGCGGCGGTTCGATATCGAAGGCAAGGCCATACTGCTCTCGCGAGTTGGCGGCAGCTACCATGCCGTGCGGGCAACCTGTTCGCATTACGGGGGCAACCTGGCCGATGGGGTGCTGGCGGGTACCACGGTGATTTGCCCGCTGCACCATGCCTGCTTTGACGTGCGATCCGGCGCGCGCAGTGAGCCGCCGGCGTTGAACGACATCCCGCGCTTTGCCGTGAGCATCGCCAATGGCGAGGTTATGGTGGAAACCGAGCCGATCGCGCCGGCGGCGATCCCCGGGGCGTCAGCAGGTGACAGCCGCACGTTTGTGATCATCGGCGGTGGCGCTGCCGGCAGCGCGGCGGCAGAGGAACTGAGGCGGCAGAAATTCGGCGGCAATATCGTGATGTTGAGCGCCTCGGCACAACTGCCCATCGACCGTCCGAACGTCAGCAAGGATTATCTGGACGGGCACGCCAAAGCCGAGTGGATGCCGCTGCGCGGCGCAGGCTGGTACACCGACCGGGGAATCGAGCTGCGGCTGAATTCGACCGCCGCGTCGGTGGATGTCGCTGGCAAAGTGGTGGTGCTGGCGGACGGATCGCGGGTGAGCTACGACAAGCTGCTGCTGGCGACGGGCGGCACTCCCCGTACGCTGCGTGTCCCTGGCGCGACCCTGAAGAACATCTTCACGCTGCGCGAGCAGGCCGACGCGGATGCGATTATCACCACCAAGCATGAGGGCGCGCGGGCGGTCGTCGTCGGCGCGAGTTTCATCGGGCTGGAGGCCGCAAATGCGCTGGCCAGCACCGGCGTCAAGGTCATTGTCGTCGGGTTGGAGGCCGTACCGCTGGAACGGGTCCTCGGGCCGCGCGTCGGAGCCTTGTTCCAGAAATTACACGAACAGAACGGCGTCGAATTCCGGCTGAACAGCGGCGTCGAAAAGTATATCGGGCCGGACGACGGTGCGGTAACTGGGGTGCAAATCCGGGGCGGCGAGGTGCTGCACTGTGACTTTGTTCTGCTGGGTGTGGGCGTGGCGCCTACGACCGGATTTTTGAACGAGAGCGCGGTCAAACTGCACGAACGTGACCGCGCGGTGCTGGTCGACACCAAGATGGAAGCCGCGCCGGATGTGTATGCCGCAGGCGACATCGCGCGGTATCCAATCAGCGGCGGGACGGAACGGATCGAGCATTGGCGGGTGGCGCAGCAGCACGGCATCCTGGCCGCGCGCGCCATGAACGGTATGCCGGAGCCAGTGTCGTCGCGCGTGCCATTTTTCTGGACGAAGCAGTGGGGAACGTCGCTGCGCTATGTGGGCCACGCCGAATCGTGGGACGAAGTCGTACTGCACGGCACGCCAACCCCCGGCGAGGCGTTTATCGCCGTCTACATCGGCGACGGCAAGGTCAAGGCGGCAGCAGGGGTCGGTCGCGATAGAGAAATGGCGGCGCTGAACCTGTGTTTCGCGCAGGGACGGCCGCCCACGCCCGAACAGGCACGCGATCCGGGGTTTGATATTGTCGGGTTTGCGAGGGCATAA
- a CDS encoding nitroreductase family protein, translated as MTTTELLERITSQTIDTLNQRVSIRDYNDRPLDDDTLLTLLNAARRTATSSNTQTYSFVVVRNADTKRKLAHLAGDQKHVIDCPVFVAVCADITRIGQAAATQGGELAANLEVSMISIIDAALAGQSLSLAAESIGLGTVMIGGIRNHPQEAAEVLGLPDGVFIVYGLCIGWYDEKPAQKPRFAPETIIHHEQYRPASAADLTTYDHTLAQHYRDQGRTSPDEAWSGVIGKRFQSFQRSFLRAVLERRGFRFD; from the coding sequence TTGACCACGACCGAACTCCTTGAACGCATTACCTCCCAAACGATTGACACGCTTAACCAGCGGGTGAGCATCCGCGACTATAACGACCGACCGCTGGACGACGATACCTTGCTGACACTGCTCAATGCAGCACGGCGCACAGCCACCTCGTCCAATACACAGACCTACAGCTTCGTGGTGGTGCGTAATGCCGACACGAAGCGCAAGCTGGCGCATCTGGCCGGTGACCAGAAGCACGTGATCGACTGCCCGGTGTTCGTGGCGGTCTGCGCGGACATCACGCGCATCGGGCAAGCCGCGGCCACACAGGGCGGCGAATTAGCCGCCAACCTCGAAGTCAGCATGATCTCGATTATCGATGCCGCGCTGGCCGGACAATCGCTGTCACTGGCGGCAGAATCGATCGGGCTGGGCACGGTGATGATCGGCGGAATCCGCAACCATCCGCAGGAAGCGGCGGAAGTGCTGGGACTGCCCGACGGTGTGTTCATCGTGTATGGCCTGTGCATCGGCTGGTACGACGAAAAGCCGGCCCAAAAGCCACGCTTCGCACCTGAAACGATCATCCACCACGAGCAGTATCGTCCGGCCAGCGCCGCCGATCTGACGACATACGACCATACGCTGGCGCAGCATTACCGCGACCAGGGACGGACTTCGCCCGACGAGGCCTGGTCAGGCGTGATCGGCAAGCGATTCCAGAGTTTCCAGCGCTCCTTTCTGCGCGCGGTCCTTGAACGGCGCGGTTTCCGATTCGACTAG
- a CDS encoding PAS domain S-box protein: MGQQIEKLTRQHEAEETLLRQNRLLADMHHVALNMLNRRELGDLLQYIVDSASDIMNAPFAEILLKSGDDLVVCAVAKATEMQLGESPSREEAQLTWRAFDTQQPVFMDDYQAWPGKRPVFDKFDLHAVAELPIMVGTECLGVLSLARVTPNDPFTPDQMTSYAILIQFIGLILDNTHLYTQALGEIAERERVERELRVSEERYRAVVTMLTEGVVLYDSKGSILAANPAAERILGLSAAQIDGREPAPEGWKSIHEDGKPFTRDESPVRTALQTGKPQTDVIMGTLKPDGTQTWISINAQPMMVAGDTRPARVVVSFADITQRRLVERQALELAAEHERAEVLSRFIQNASHEFRTPLAIIQTGAYLMYMSDNPEVKRRKADQIEDQITRITQLVTMLTAQSALDSNAPMTQMPTSINALIQYCADKLVALIQRRDITLTLNLDPGQPEITGDSDRLGDAFMQLLDNALRFTQSGGEVTVQSRQSEACIVVEFRDTGIGIAPDELPHIFERFYRHDDAHTTPGFGLGLSIANKIIERHDGRIEVESTAGIGSVFRVSLPINRLDAAG; encoded by the coding sequence ATGGGCCAGCAGATTGAAAAGCTGACCCGCCAGCATGAGGCAGAAGAAACCCTGTTGAGGCAGAACCGGCTGCTGGCCGACATGCACCATGTCGCGCTGAACATGCTGAACCGGCGCGAACTCGGCGACCTGCTGCAATATATTGTCGACAGCGCTTCGGACATTATGAACGCGCCATTTGCCGAAATCCTGCTGAAATCCGGCGACGACCTGGTCGTATGCGCGGTGGCAAAGGCGACCGAAATGCAGCTTGGCGAAAGCCCAAGCCGCGAGGAGGCGCAGCTTACCTGGCGGGCCTTCGATACACAACAGCCGGTGTTCATGGACGACTATCAGGCATGGCCGGGCAAACGGCCGGTGTTCGACAAGTTCGATCTGCATGCCGTCGCAGAACTGCCGATTATGGTCGGCACGGAATGTCTCGGCGTCCTGTCGCTGGCGCGGGTGACGCCCAACGACCCGTTCACGCCGGATCAGATGACGAGCTATGCGATCCTGATTCAATTCATCGGACTGATCCTCGACAACACACACCTGTATACGCAGGCGCTGGGCGAGATTGCCGAGCGCGAGCGAGTCGAACGGGAACTGCGGGTAAGCGAAGAGCGATACCGCGCCGTGGTCACAATGCTGACAGAGGGCGTGGTACTGTACGACAGCAAAGGATCGATCCTAGCGGCAAACCCGGCTGCGGAACGGATCCTGGGACTGAGCGCCGCCCAGATCGACGGCCGGGAGCCCGCGCCGGAAGGATGGAAGTCGATCCACGAGGACGGAAAGCCGTTTACGCGTGATGAAAGCCCGGTGCGAACAGCGCTGCAGACGGGCAAGCCGCAGACCGATGTCATCATGGGAACGCTTAAGCCGGATGGAACGCAGACCTGGATCTCGATCAACGCCCAGCCGATGATGGTCGCCGGCGATACGCGCCCGGCGAGGGTGGTGGTCAGCTTCGCCGACATCACGCAGCGCCGGCTTGTGGAGCGGCAGGCGCTGGAGCTGGCAGCGGAGCACGAACGCGCCGAAGTCCTGAGCCGGTTTATCCAGAATGCGTCACACGAGTTCAGAACACCGCTGGCGATCATCCAGACCGGCGCCTATCTGATGTATATGAGCGACAACCCGGAAGTCAAACGGCGCAAAGCCGATCAGATCGAAGACCAGATCACCCGAATCACGCAGTTGGTCACGATGCTGACGGCCCAGTCGGCGCTGGACAGCAATGCACCGATGACGCAGATGCCCACCTCGATCAACGCGCTGATCCAGTACTGCGCCGACAAACTGGTCGCCCTGATCCAGCGGCGCGACATCACGCTGACTCTGAACCTCGACCCCGGACAGCCGGAAATCACCGGCGACTCCGACCGGCTAGGGGACGCCTTCATGCAGCTGCTGGACAACGCGCTGCGCTTTACACAGTCCGGCGGCGAAGTCACCGTACAGAGCCGCCAGTCGGAGGCGTGCATCGTTGTGGAATTCCGCGACACCGGAATCGGCATCGCGCCGGACGAACTGCCGCACATCTTCGAGCGGTTTTACCGGCACGACGACGCGCATACAACGCCTGGATTCGGCCTCGGGCTGTCGATCGCCAACAAAATCATCGAGCGGCACGATGGCAGGATCGAGGTCGAAAGTACAGCCGGCATTGGATCGGTGTTCCGGGTGAGCCTGCCGATTAACCGCCTCGACGCCGCAGGCTAA
- a CDS encoding GAF domain-containing protein, with protein MPLTSEELELIRYSTTDEAAYARVVAMFTARERAGRQVKQRLNIYKQLARQFPNGGLYVVDHGLRYLVADGVGLRGLGLNSEMLEGRTPREIFAAETADLVEPLYRAALSGTPVSKEIVFANRTYQAYGMPLYGDDGSVMAGLLMVQDITAQKAVAEELLRQNQLLADMHQIALDMLNRRDLADLLQYIIQSVTAITNSNFAECSLVSDGSLTVVATTENLRYMLGDCAGRGTAKLMWLAFDSGEPVVLENYQEWEARRPEYDSAPQYAVIELPIMIGTECVGILSLGRDHPNHPYSKEDIDKGKMLSRLTGLVYDNARLYVEALHEIAERQRYEKQALSLAAEHKRAEVLSTFIQHASHEFRTPLSVMQTSLYLMNRASDPEIKARKLAQVEQQIGHINRLIDMLVTQATVDSSSPLQREQVSLNLVIHSCIDAVQERANENGLTVVTEMTHDLPSISADDELLNAAFSELIGNAIRYTTPGGKITVRTRLAEAYVCIEVSDTGVGISAEDLPHIFERFYRRDHAHTTPGFGLGLSIAQRIIERHSGRIEVESAEGTGTTFRVLLPI; from the coding sequence ATGCCTTTGACTTCTGAAGAACTCGAACTTATTCGCTATTCAACCACAGATGAAGCCGCCTATGCACGTGTCGTTGCGATGTTCACGGCGCGAGAGCGGGCGGGCAGGCAAGTCAAGCAGCGTCTGAACATCTACAAACAACTGGCGCGACAGTTTCCGAACGGCGGCCTGTATGTGGTTGACCACGGGCTGCGTTATCTGGTGGCCGATGGCGTGGGCCTGCGCGGGTTAGGGCTGAACAGCGAAATGCTGGAAGGCAGGACGCCCCGCGAGATTTTTGCGGCTGAGACGGCGGACCTGGTTGAACCCCTGTACCGGGCGGCGCTGTCGGGCACGCCGGTGAGTAAAGAGATCGTATTCGCCAACAGGACCTATCAGGCCTACGGGATGCCACTGTATGGGGACGACGGCAGCGTGATGGCCGGGCTGCTGATGGTACAGGACATCACAGCGCAAAAAGCGGTCGCAGAGGAACTGCTGCGGCAAAATCAACTGCTGGCGGATATGCACCAGATTGCACTGGACATGCTCAACCGCCGGGATCTGGCCGACCTGCTGCAATACATCATCCAAAGCGTGACAGCGATCACCAATTCGAACTTCGCGGAATGCTCGCTGGTTAGCGACGGATCGCTGACCGTGGTGGCGACGACCGAGAACCTGCGCTACATGCTGGGCGACTGTGCCGGGCGGGGCACGGCCAAGCTGATGTGGCTGGCGTTCGACAGTGGAGAGCCGGTGGTCCTCGAAAACTACCAGGAGTGGGAAGCCAGACGGCCTGAATACGACAGTGCGCCGCAGTACGCGGTGATCGAACTCCCGATCATGATCGGGACGGAGTGCGTTGGTATTCTTTCGCTCGGCCGCGACCATCCAAACCATCCCTATTCGAAGGAAGATATCGATAAAGGCAAGATGCTTTCGCGGCTGACCGGACTGGTCTACGACAACGCGCGCCTGTACGTCGAGGCGCTGCATGAGATTGCCGAGCGGCAGCGATACGAAAAGCAGGCGCTGTCGCTGGCTGCCGAGCACAAGCGCGCGGAAGTGCTGAGTACGTTTATCCAGCATGCCTCGCACGAATTCCGCACCCCTCTTTCGGTGATGCAGACCAGCCTGTACCTGATGAACCGCGCGAGCGACCCAGAGATCAAGGCGCGCAAACTCGCACAGGTCGAACAGCAGATCGGACATATCAACCGCCTGATCGATATGCTGGTCACACAGGCAACGGTGGACAGCAGCAGCCCACTTCAGCGCGAACAGGTATCTCTCAATTTGGTGATCCACTCGTGTATCGACGCAGTTCAGGAGAGAGCCAACGAGAACGGGTTAACGGTAGTCACCGAGATGACCCACGATCTTCCGTCGATCAGCGCCGATGACGAACTCCTGAACGCGGCATTCAGCGAACTGATCGGCAACGCGATCCGCTATACGACGCCGGGCGGCAAAATCACGGTACGCACGCGGCTGGCCGAGGCGTATGTCTGCATCGAAGTCAGCGACACGGGCGTCGGGATTTCTGCGGAAGACCTGCCACACATCTTCGAGCGCTTTTACCGGCGCGACCACGCACACACAACACCAGGGTTCGGGCTGGGACTGTCGATCGCACAGCGGATCATCGAGCGGCACAGCGGGCGGATCGAGGTTGAAAGCGCTGAAGGCACCGGCACAACTTTCCGCGTGCTGCTGCCCATTTAG
- a CDS encoding toll/interleukin-1 receptor domain-containing protein encodes MIRGAAPSGSQIFVSYSRADRVAVDRLCEDLQRHDYDLWVDTAEHGIEAGENWRDELKKQVSESQVLVACLSPDYFKSEFCKAEVAQALAEGKPVYPVKIRRLTLEEETAGLAAIQISDVQYIDLSTTVEAYEAGMRRLRRKLPRPALFSTPRLLKLGRALLMVLALVGIFAAGGVAATLAIIASAPPPSVAGNTIGVVVAEFTLPEDRSIDQADGLTVVQRFSNLLKQELDGALRPLRLTYGFLGPDQAGAVEGDLRDYAAKYGADVVIYGQIARDDTGELVVQPRFYLNPDTFTDALEMVGASGFGAPVRLVNLRGGTAEQALSARSVTLTQVVIGLSRYLLGDYGGALESFEQAQTSSELEGQRIEVVLAMVGSARLKVASERLSRGDAEGAQPLLAAAEEAYRAAIAADANYARAYSGLAAANYLQWNAARQRGERATVDLLNEALAALVQSEAAIQQPNQIYQTRALLPRLQIQYARWVNYPDGIPTDEYDGLDEDISATAARILAFYEDGTQPAVEDVAAEAYKFLGLVAYGLGDCPTAVEYYAKGIEIATVLNRVYMTGWSADCAAEAGDTDTALAGYRDALVLAEAAGAPEAVIARYRAQIEALDNRG; translated from the coding sequence TTGATACGCGGCGCAGCGCCTAGCGGCAGCCAGATCTTCGTTTCGTATTCGCGCGCCGACCGCGTGGCGGTCGACCGGCTGTGCGAGGATTTGCAGCGGCATGACTATGACTTATGGGTCGATACGGCCGAGCATGGCATCGAGGCCGGCGAAAACTGGCGCGACGAGCTGAAGAAGCAGGTCAGCGAGTCGCAGGTGCTGGTGGCGTGCCTGTCGCCGGATTACTTCAAGAGCGAATTCTGTAAGGCGGAAGTCGCCCAGGCACTGGCGGAGGGAAAGCCGGTCTATCCGGTCAAAATCCGGCGGCTGACGCTTGAAGAAGAGACGGCTGGACTGGCCGCGATTCAGATCTCGGACGTGCAGTATATCGACCTGAGCACGACAGTCGAGGCTTACGAGGCCGGCATGCGCCGCCTGCGCCGCAAACTGCCGCGACCGGCGCTGTTCTCGACGCCGCGGCTGCTCAAGCTGGGGCGGGCGCTGCTGATGGTGCTGGCACTGGTGGGGATATTCGCTGCGGGGGGTGTGGCCGCGACGCTGGCGATCATCGCATCGGCGCCGCCGCCCAGCGTGGCCGGCAACACGATCGGGGTGGTGGTGGCGGAGTTCACGCTGCCGGAAGACCGGTCGATCGACCAGGCGGATGGATTGACGGTCGTGCAGCGTTTCAGCAACCTCTTAAAACAGGAACTGGACGGCGCGCTGCGGCCGCTGCGCCTCACTTACGGTTTCCTTGGCCCTGACCAGGCGGGGGCAGTCGAGGGCGACCTGCGCGACTACGCGGCCAAGTATGGGGCAGATGTAGTCATTTACGGGCAGATCGCGCGCGACGACACGGGCGAACTGGTGGTCCAGCCACGTTTTTACCTCAACCCGGACACGTTCACGGATGCGCTGGAAATGGTCGGGGCATCGGGGTTTGGCGCGCCGGTACGGCTGGTCAATCTGCGCGGCGGCACGGCAGAGCAAGCCCTGAGTGCGCGGTCGGTGACGCTGACCCAGGTGGTGATCGGCCTGTCGCGGTATCTGCTCGGCGACTACGGCGGCGCATTGGAGTCTTTCGAACAGGCGCAGACCAGCTCTGAGCTGGAGGGCCAGCGGATCGAGGTCGTTCTGGCGATGGTGGGCAGCGCGCGGCTGAAGGTTGCGAGCGAGCGTTTGAGCCGAGGCGATGCGGAAGGCGCGCAGCCGCTGCTGGCCGCCGCGGAGGAAGCCTATCGCGCGGCGATCGCGGCGGATGCGAACTACGCGCGGGCCTATAGCGGATTGGCGGCAGCGAACTATCTACAGTGGAACGCGGCGCGGCAGCGGGGAGAGCGCGCGACAGTAGACCTGCTGAATGAGGCGCTGGCTGCACTGGTGCAGTCCGAGGCGGCCATCCAGCAGCCAAACCAGATCTACCAGACGCGAGCGTTGCTGCCGCGCCTGCAGATCCAGTACGCGCGGTGGGTAAACTACCCGGACGGGATCCCAACGGACGAGTACGATGGGCTGGATGAGGACATCAGCGCTACAGCGGCGCGGATTCTGGCGTTTTACGAGGACGGCACGCAGCCAGCCGTTGAGGACGTCGCAGCAGAAGCGTATAAGTTCCTCGGACTGGTCGCCTACGGGCTGGGAGACTGCCCCACCGCAGTCGAGTACTACGCGAAGGGCATTGAAATCGCTACAGTGCTCAACCGAGTCTACATGACCGGCTGGTCGGCGGATTGTGCGGCCGAGGCTGGCGATACCGACACGGCGCTGGCAGGCTACCGCGATGCGCTGGTACTGGCCGAGGCAGCAGGCGCTCCGGAAGCGGTCATCGCGCGCTACAGAGCGCAGATCGAAGCCCTGGATAACCGGGGATAG
- a CDS encoding ComEA family DNA-binding protein — protein MRRQHRLERDRSGVMTLGVLALTVIGIAIILILGRPRQTKVAVTSPRPTGTPEPTATPSPVTVHVSGAVARPNQTYTLPPNSRVEAAIAAAGGALPGADLSRVNLADLLRDGAQIHVPSGQVTAPPATPIGGVKINVNIATAAELDTLPGIGPALAQRIVDYRTRQGAFVSVDDLDKVSGIGPTLIEQLRDFVRFN, from the coding sequence ATGCGCAGGCAACACCGACTGGAACGAGACCGTTCAGGTGTCATGACGCTGGGCGTGCTGGCGCTGACCGTCATCGGCATCGCGATCATTCTGATCCTGGGGCGGCCAAGACAAACAAAAGTCGCGGTGACCTCCCCGCGGCCGACAGGCACCCCGGAACCGACCGCAACCCCTTCGCCGGTAACCGTCCATGTAAGTGGCGCGGTTGCCCGCCCGAACCAAACCTATACCCTGCCCCCCAACAGCCGAGTCGAGGCTGCGATTGCCGCCGCCGGAGGCGCCCTGCCCGGCGCCGACCTGAGCCGCGTCAATTTGGCGGACCTGCTGCGTGACGGCGCCCAGATCCATGTGCCGAGCGGTCAGGTCACCGCTCCGCCGGCCACGCCGATCGGCGGAGTCAAGATCAATGTGAATATCGCGACCGCCGCTGAACTCGACACGCTGCCCGGGATTGGCCCGGCGCTGGCGCAGCGGATCGTCGACTACAGAACCCGTCAGGGAGCTTTCGTGTCGGTGGATGATCTCGACAAGGTGAGCGGGATCGGCCCGACGCTGATCGAACAACTGCGCGACTTCGTGCGGTTCAACTAG
- a CDS encoding rhodanese-like domain-containing protein, with the protein MFENEAPYIPLDIAQYKAMRDAESPHLLLDVREPMEYAQAHIAGATLVPMNDVMWQVDDLRAHDQIVVVCRSGSRSAMVAMILRDAGLTGKIYNLEGGIIAWAQAGNAYESGES; encoded by the coding sequence ATGTTCGAAAACGAAGCCCCGTATATCCCGCTGGATATTGCGCAGTATAAGGCTATGCGTGACGCCGAGAGCCCGCACCTGCTGCTCGATGTGCGCGAACCGATGGAATATGCACAGGCGCATATCGCCGGCGCGACACTGGTCCCGATGAACGATGTGATGTGGCAGGTAGACGATCTGCGCGCGCATGATCAAATCGTGGTCGTGTGCCGCTCAGGCAGCCGGAGCGCGATGGTGGCGATGATCCTGCGAGACGCCGGCCTGACGGGAAAGATCTATAACCTGGAAGGTGGGATCATCGCCTGGGCGCAGGCAGGCAACGCTTACGAGAGCGGCGAGAGTTAA